The Lytechinus pictus isolate F3 Inbred chromosome 8, Lp3.0, whole genome shotgun sequence nucleotide sequence CCCAACACCTGATGTCCTAGCAATACTTTGCTTTGCTAAAAATAAATTCCTTCTTAGATCGACCTACAGGTAATTGCCGTTTCTCTTTTTACATTCTCCTAGGAAAATATAACATCTTTAAGGTGTAAATAGAAGCACTTTCTCGCGTAGGCCAACGTCTTTGTAAGAAcagttggaaaaaaataaatatccctaataaaaactaaattatttttttcaaaggcgaaaaatgaattaatcagGGACTCGTCGATATCGCTGCCGTACAGGTACGGGGGCATCGGGGCGCTGGCCCCATAAGTTTTacgatcaagaaaaaaaaaggagggggaaaggaaggggaaagaaaTGGTGAAATGTGCTATTCTATTTCAACATGATCAATACCGCGTCAACATCTATCAAAATTAAGAATTCTCAATATTCTTATGAGTTATGAACCATTGATTCAGGGGTGGAACCTGGAtattccaaagggggggggggggggcattgaaaaaaaaaggttttcaccaatACCTCTATTAACCAACAGATCGATATATAGTTACACAACCCCTTCTCTCCAACCGTTTTATACAGAAAGCTTCTACTTAATATCCTACAATGAAATAGTACATTTCGTCATTGATTCTTTTGATCCTAACTATCTATTGAAAAAGTGATATGCATATCAAAGGACACTAGCTTGTATGATATTCCTTCCAAGGTAAACTGCCTCGTATATAAGTCAAAGCATTTTAGTATCGAAGTACTACCTTGCGTGACAGTCAGCAAGATCATGTAACCCTATCTGGATTGGGTTTAATACGAATCTAACGGTAGTACGTTTTCCTTCATGTAACGATTATAGTGCCACTggtaaaattataatttccagCTTCGTAGTGAGAGTCATGTACGGGGACGGGAATACGACCGACGTTGTTCAGGAGCAACAAGAAACAGTAGCGACGGGAACGGATGATGAGAAACGAGGTCTCCATGCCCTACTCCTACCTCTGCTCCTAGTGGCCCTCATCATCACGACCAATGGTCTCAGCCTGGCCGCCTTTGCCGTCGAGAAACGACTCCGTGGCTACAACAATTACTTCATCATAAACCTTACAATCTCGGACTTTCTCTTCGGGTTTGTCATCATCGTGACATCCTTGCACACCTATTTTAGACGATTCCCATTCCCGGGTAACAACTCGTGCCGGATCTTCTACGGTGTTGTCAGCAGCGTCCAGTTTGTATCAAATctgatcatcatcactatctgCATTGATAGACACCGAGCAACCTACGATCCCATCGGGCATTTCACCACCAGGAGCAAGCGAAAGGGGATCTACGCGAATATTTCCGTGTGGGTTGCATCAATCCTTTTCTGGTTCGGATTTTCGACGATTCCCGACTTCGTCATGGACTTCAACAACACGTCCAGTTGCTTCGTTTGGCATTCCGTGAACGCGATCGGCCAGATAGTACCAGTATTCATCCGGTTCATCATCCCTTTCACAATCATGCTGATAATCTATGTGCGGATCTTCGTGAAGATCCAAAAGATAGCCGGTAGAAAGCACATCGGCGAAGAATTTAATGGGGACACTTCATGGTCGCGGCAGAGCAAATCGGACGGCGGCGACGACGCTGATGATTCCAAAGAGGGTCCCATCACTACCATAGAATCTGTGAGTATTCATTAACTCCATATCAAAGCCCgtagtcggggggggggggttgttcaGGGGTTCGAGCGAGCCCCTaacttgaaaattttcaaaagcaagaaaaatatggggaggaaaaggaaaggaagtgAAAGGGGTCGAACCCCAAATTTGAGAACCGTGCGTGACTACAGGCTTGCATACTCCTTCATAattccattccttttttattcataaggGAGTGCACAGCCCTGTGTTTGGATACGGTACGTCAGGAGACAATGCAATTCCAAGAACATAGTCATCCTGCATAGGCAAAAATCAATCGCATTCCATCTCCATGTTTTTCACGACACCATACAAAAAGTTGGTTCCataaaaaggaagaagaggTCGACTTGATAAAAAAACGAGTGACTTATACGCGCACTTCGATCGAGAGTTTTCAATGTCTTGAAAGCAATCCCGGCATATGGTACACTCCTTTTCTCGTTCAGAAGACTGGCCTCTTGGGAAAAAATGTAAGTCAAGGCCCTACCTGGTCTGCTTCGGAAAATGACAGAGATCGTAAACACAGATTCAGGGATGTGGGCCATAATGAGGCAATGGATTGAATAAAGAGAGCATTACGTATCCATTATTGTCATAAAAGTTAATTCATGTAGAGGTGTGGCgccccagtggataagtctccttGACTTTGAACCAAAAGGTCTAGGATTCCAATCTCAGCGCAGCATCAATCTAcatccaggtgtagtaaatgggtagaCCTACCTGGttggaagaaattccttgaatgctcgagcgtctGATCAGGGTACCCATACTAGTTCCGGGGTAATTGTATGCAGCGCTTAGCAACATTGCATTAAGAGCTACATAAATGTTCCatatctttatcatcatttttattattattaattaattcttTATTCTGGTGATGCACACAATCAGTTACTACGTACATGTATAAACCAATGTTGTAACGTCCCGTATGTAAGCTGACATCATACATATGAAATTCATGACTTTTATTTTTATCCATGAATCTTTTCCCAATTAGGGTGGTCAGAAAGCAGTCAAGCGTGAATCAACATCCGAGGTTCGCAGCGCCACAAAGACACTCCTCTTCATCGTCATCGCTTTCTTTATTACCTGGTCTCCAGTTTCTGTCATCTCCTTCATCTACTCGATTGAACCGACACTCATCTATCCACGGCTTCCTGACTGGGCGCTTTTGGTACCCGGTTGGCTGGTCTACGTGAATAGCCTACTCAATCCGCTTTGCTACGTTGTCTCGCAGCCGCTGTTCCGGAAAACCGTGTTCGGTTTGATCCGCCACCCTATCCAATATTGCAGAGGGAAATAATCGTCGGTTTCATgtgattgttttatttatttatttgttaaaatatctttatacaggataacaagctcAGATTGACTGTTTTTCAGCATGGTCCTGTTGACATAAAATAACAAAGATAAAAGTGTAACTTAGGTTCTGTACaagtaatgaatgaattaaatgacatttaaaatcagaatttatcactaacacaaaagttgttcaaagataacattaattttttttctcgaattGATGAAATGAGAAGTATTATCATGTAGACAATACAATAACAGTAAAATATAAACTAAGATGTATGATATCATTGAcatagtaaataaaaaaatcaacaaaatttatgAAGGAAATTAGGAATCTAATTATTATTGAGCATATCATATTAGACTTAAgtagaaaattttacaaaataaatatcaccAAGCAAAGTAATGGAAGCGTATTTGCTAAGAGTACgaattatattatataaatacCATTCGTTCTAACATTGGATAACACAAATCATTAACACAatcaaaaagagaaatatagagtaagatggaacaaaaaaaaagcatcTAGTACTAATTATTGAAATTAAACttcttataaatcaatttaaatgtttCGACAGTTTGTGCATTTTGGATATTATTGGGTATGTCATTCCATCGTTTGGCACCGGAAAATCTTAAAGTAAGGAAAATTGAAGGTGAACAACGGGTGCAACTACGTTAAGGCTATCATTAGTTCTTGTATGGTAATTATGTCGGTCACAGACCATTTCAATGTCATTAAAAAGTGGGGGATTGGCTAATCCATGTATGCATTTAAACATTTGTGTGGCAAGAGAGCATTCTTTTCGTTCATCAATATTAGTCCAGGTAAGATTTTTACAGGTGTTTTAAGAGAAAtgttttgatcaaagttatgtAACGTGCGGCCCTTTTTTGTAATCTACAAATTATGGCGGATTTAGAATCGTTGCATTTGTGATTTAAAGTCTAATAATCAATGGACTGAATCTTACGATTCCCACTGTCTAGGCTCCTCATAAAGATCGGTTAGGTTCTAAACTGTTAGAGCAAATTGGATTTAAAAATATACTTAACATCCAAACTCCCCTGTTTGGGACATCTTTTGAAAAGTTCTATTCGGAACTAACACCAGATATTGAGGTTGCAATTGTGATTTTTCTTATTGCATAATCACAAttaaatcatcatgatcactgGTTAATTCAATATATTGTTGAGTAATAGGAACGTAAGAATTAACTTGGTATTTTATGGATTGGCATTAGTATGTCACGAACACAAAGTGAGGtaaggtaaaacaaaaatatttaatttctgATGAGATGGTATCTATTTATATGGGTATATATGTAATGTAGTTATTTGTTTCACCACTCCCATTGATTTACAGCTACGAAATCAACGACAAAATGATTTGCTCTTGTCTATGTAATACTTGTGAAAACTGCCCGTTGGTTTGTCGGGTATGAAACGGTATAGATGGAAAATGAAAAGGGTTATTATCCCCCCTGTATGTTTGGAAGAAATTTATATCTGTTGAGAACcatctttattgtaaattttttcattaatattttagTTCAAAGTATATACTTGAATACTCTCTTTTGCTATATATTTGAGGTTCACGTGATTAATGCATCTTGTGTAATGACACGGCAGATCTTGGCTATGATATataaagttatatttatttagacAGTAAAGTATATATAGATTTTGTGTTACATCTATGTATAAAGTCATAACAAACTGTCACTATCAATAATTTGACATCATGAACGAACTTCACTCTGTCTTAAACATACTAATCAGAATACTCTCAGTATGATatgcattatttgtttgttgttgttcatcttgttcttttcttttcacacTTAGCGTCAAATCCCCCCATCTTCttgtttcttcttcttgtttatCCTTTCCTTATTATttacccttttcttttcttcattagACTATTTGACTTCGACCTCTGTATTCGTATAGGAAAGAAAGTTGTTGATTGTGACGGTGTTTGTGCTGATTTCgagacgacgacgacgacgataaTACAGATTATGAACATTATTGTTGATGTCGTTATCAGTGGTTGGTGTGGATGATGTTGCTGATAGCATGGGCGGCGaagcagaggattatcttttgtgtttgggggaCGCAACAATAGATGTTCCCCAATGGACAAAGGATAAACCTCTCCACCGCCCATGgctgatagtgatgatgatgatgatgacgatattggtgatagtgatgatgatggtgatgatgatgatagtgatagagatgatgttggtggtaatggtgatggccaggggcggatccaggattttcaaaaaattaatgatatttcgtccccggaaaaatttgacaaccaaaaaaaagtcttcacttttgaaaggggagggggggcacacttctgttttaatggcatttttacattacaaattttaattttgctcttcaagggggggggggggcgggccggctttgaccccccccccccctcctggatccgccagtggtgaTGGAGGTaaggatgatgaagatgatgatgctgacagtgatgataatgatgattgtcACGAAACCAAGCTGAAGTATATTCTCGCCTTGACGCAAAGAAATACCCGTGACTAAAAGCTTGCGAGAAGAAGTTGATTTTATTACAGGTTCAAGACTTCAAGATGAATCTTCCACACACATGTGTATATATTTCAACACAAGCGCAATAAAATACCAGCTCTGAGACATACGTCTCCCTCTCTTTCGTACCTATACTATCTTCTGACTAAAAGTCACTTTCCTTCCACTACTTATAACGTACCGTTACATAAATGTATCCCACTgttacataaaaatatataaaggaaTATATAGAGAATTCTCTACCCTATGTTTCTCCTTGTCTGAAATTACATAAACTACTCTAGCCAATCAAGGCTCAGGACTGACTTATATAAGTTATAATATTCCTTAGCTTGGGGTGGAGATAAAGGGATACATAGAGAAACTACTTGGAACCAATCATCTCACTCTACCACCTTACATAAGCATTTGGAGGTGCctttaaagaaatacataacGAAACTTCTTTGAACCAATCACATCATAGGAGTCCCTTACATAAGTTAAGTTGTTCCTTGTCTGGAGATggatacaaagagttacaaagAATAACCACTTTTGGCCAATGATACTATAGGGCTATCTTGCATAAGTGTCTGGAAATTAACTAAAGTTTTGTAAAGAGAAACTCTTTCTGACCAATGGCAGTTTAGTACTTTCTTACATAAACTGTGTTTTTCCAGACAGGGGTAATGAATGTTTATCCCTCCCTTGACGTTTGTATCAAGGACAAGAACGTAAATTCTGGCATGTGAAATGGGTTACTGTATATACTATTAGGACTTTCACATGCATACTTTAATCTTAGGTACACACCTATCATTTAGAAAGAATATAATTTTACTGTGAGGACTACTTCGtcacaatgatgatggtgatagtgatgatgatagcgatgatgatgatgatgatgatgttggtggtaatgttgatagtgataatgatggtaatggtgataaggatgatgatgaggatgatggtagtGATTGTAATAATGGTGATTAgaatgatagtggtgatgatgaggaggaagattgcgatgatggtgatgatgatgatgatgttattgaTGGCGGTGATAATGGTTATTGTGGCGTTTATAGTGCTGATTTTAACCCCGATCACCAGGGCCCCTACTCTTATAATTAACGTAGAAGATTTCACCTTTTCCCTGCTGCATCAAGAAATACTCCCAATTTGTCAATACATATTTGTTCatcaaaaacaacaacacacatacacacagtCATGTGCTGTGCCATCGACGCTATGTACGCATATAGCCTCACTTTTATTTGATACATACAGACGATACAATCAATGTAGGTTCTGCCAATCAATAATGTTATggaaaaatgtcattttcccattCGAGTTGGCCTAGAGATTTGAATGAGCTATAGCGTAAGTATGATGGAAGAACATTTCATCATGCAACTTTGATCACGTGATCTTGAAGTGATATCATTTGGTTGTGGAAAGAATGCTCCAGTGAAAAGTTTGTGTGTAGACCTACGTCGATGTGTAAGAGTGCGTGTTTGTGCGGGTGCAAGCGTCGTAGTGTGAGGGTGATCAAAGGGTGTGTGGAGGCGTGAGAGAGGGTGTGAGAGGGGTGAGGTCAGtgccaacgaacgtagagggcagcaacacacatcagtgttgctctaaggaaggtcaactcaaTACGCGCATGTAGCTGAGCTGCGAGCACATTTTATCATTCATTCCAACGAAATCAAACGCCGATCAAATACAACATATTAATAGCGATtacgaaaacaaaatgaaagaatatgatGAAATGAAGAGAGTTGTATAACgtttaaaaattttttttttttttatttcaattttttaaacatgaGGTAATACTTAACAATTTAGAGATATAATTTAGATAAACTAAAATCTTTATCGAATTGGTCATTGCTGTTATCAGTGATTTCATTAGACGGCAGTATTAGGTTTTCGCCAAAACTatttttgtgaccactcgcaaagcatttcgggattgataGTGAcaaccttatttttttctgagctcttcgctgagcCCATCATCACTGTATGCTTAAGCTACGTCTTCTGCTTAGCTCCCAACCTCTAGCACTGGTTGTACTCGGCGGACGACGGGGAGGCCAACCCGTCGACCAACATTTACCCGCAGCCCATAGCTGCGACTCTGATATTTTTTCTATCTAAGAACCGGCAGCAATGgatataaattttattcatCATCAGGCCTAGGcctatgtttttcttttcagcATTTTCCCAAAACTTCTAAATCTACATCCCATcattagacgggtcaatatacgaccaaaaatagccttacccggaacaaattgcaacaaatgatttttcaacggtattttgtactatttgacctcaggaataacatactaaaaatctaccaaaatccgcatacgggaaagtggttattttcaagatggcgtccaagatggccgccattcactgaaaatggatacaaatgACACATTATCCACCATATAATCCTAattcggttcatattccatggtctgggggtaaaaaaattgatttaggctagaatgaattataagccctccagtgtaccaggcaaatctaagatggcgcccaaaatggctgccgtaggctgaaaatccacaattcatctaaatttgtttttattcaatggttttaagggtgaaatagtacattgaaacaagttacaaggacagccagtggtctggtgtgtccaagaatccaagatggcttccaagaatggagtttaaaatggctgttgataattaaaatggacatagttcatttcatatccgcctgggacataatgattttggtgtctagaccatgatttcaatggtcaaataagacattgggacaagttacaaggacagtcagtggtgcAGTATGTTAacaaatcaaagatggcttccaaaaatggagtcgaaaattgctgttgctacttaaaaaaaacccgacatagtttgctcaatgtccagaaatatgatttttgtgtctataccatggttaaaatgTCTACTGTCTACCAGacagtattttctttgataatttcGTTCTTAATAATGTTTCCACTACCAAATTCTTGGGTGTCCTTATCGACAACAAATTATCCTGGAAGCCTCATATCGATAGTATATGTAAAACAATTTCTAGAAACATTGGAATTATTaataaactcaaacattttctccCTTCTCGAACTTTGTTAACATTATACTACACACTTATTCTACCATATATTAATTACGGAATAATTGCCTGGGGATGTGCAATACAAACACAACTAAATAGAATATTACTTCTCCAGAAAAAAGCtctaagaataatttttcaaacacactCTAGATCACATACtgatatcttattttttgaaaataacagCCTCAAAGTAAGTGACATATATCTCTTCGAAGTAAGTCAATTTATGTTCAAATTAAGCAAGGACGATCTCCCCACTATTTTCTCAAATATGTTCCATAAAAATGCATCCGTACACTGTTACCCAACAAGGCAACGACAATATTATCATCTCCCATTAACAAGAACTCTTTTTGCAAAGAATTCATTTGTCTTTTCCGGGCCTGCCTACTGGAACTCTCTGCCTCAAGATTTTAAAGAATCccctaatataaatatttttaaacacaaactgaaaaaaattttaattttgcaatACTCGTTGCAAGCAGATCATGCTGAATAACTGATTTATTCATACTcggtttttgtgttttttgtattatatgcgctcatattacatacatatacatgtatattatttgttattactgttttcttcttaaaattgcaaCTAGCCAAAGTACCTGCTCCTGCTGCCCGCTTTCTTTCTATGTTATGTACCCTGCACTTCTCTGTCCCTCCCCTCTTCTCCCCCTCAcattccccctctctccctaatgctataaaacaaaatatttctcacaTCAGTTACTCTTTTTTTCGTAAAATGCaccaaaattgtatttattgatACAATTCTATATATCATTACGACCCAGtggtttttttgttgttgtaatgaATCTAAGTTTAtttaggggcttgccttttgtacaagctttgctttttttcggcaagaccctccgttttactttaaaatacaattgtcatactaggtaattttatttattgaattgtgttccttaaatctaagattatgttatatatatctTATTACGTCTTGCATTATTTTCGACCTTGTTTTGTTATACTTATCAtgttgtgaaacggaaatcaataaatcaaatcaaatcaaatcaaatcaaatcaaataatacattgggataagttacaaggaaagtcagtggtctggtatgtgcaaaaatccccgatggatttcaaaaattgattctgaaatggctgctaatacttaaagcggacaaagctcatttcattttgacctgggatatgtgattttcatgtctaaaccactggtttcaagggtcaaataatatattaggataagttacaaggaaagtcaaaaatcgaagatggcgtccaaaattgatcttaaaaatatgctgctgatacttaaagcggacaaagctcatttcatatcggcctgggaaatgtgatttttgtgtctaaaccactggtttgagggccaaaataatacattaggacagattttaaggccagtcagtggtctggtatgaccaaaaatccaatatggcttccaaaacctgattttaaaatggctgttgatactttaaaatggcatatatcattttaaatccgcctgtgagatatgatttcggtgtctaaactatggtttcaagggtcaaattatatattaagacaagacaatggcagtcagtggtctagtatgtccaaaattacaagatggcttccaaaaatggagtaaaacatgtctgatgttacttataaaaggacatagtttgtttaatatctgtctggggaatatgaatTTGgtgttaaaccatggtttaaaaaggtcaagtaatacactagggtcagttacaagaccagtcagttgtctgtatgttaaaaatccaagattacttttaaaaaagaatggggtgtaaattgactgttgctagttaaaagtatgcatagtttattataaatacaccttggaggtatgattttgctgtctatGCTAACgtttacagggtcaagcaatacatttggttaagttgaaaggacagtcaggtgtcaggtatgtccaaaaatcgaagatggctttaaaaatgggggtcttaaatggctgctgttacttaaaagtggatgcagaacattataaatacaccttggggatattattttggtgtctacactagggtttcaagggccaaacaatacttttggactggttaccatgatatgcagctatccattttgcctcaaaatccaagttggcttaaaaaatgggttctaaagtgactactgttacgtaaaatatctacctgttaAAAATAATCTAGGTtcctacacttaaatgcatggggacgagttattattgtttcatgagttggtaacagcacccattttgatgaaattttagaatccatcatggattCTTTGACAACATTgagtactaaccatccttgttacttgtccgattgtattatttgacccttcataccacaatttggacaccaatattatttcttacaggtgaatattgtagaactctgaccactattgaatatgagtcgttttagattccctttttaaaaaccctcttgtgttttaggcaaactggacaactgcatatcaatgtaaccagtccaaacgtattgttttaaccatgaaaccatagtgtggacaccgaaatcatatctccttggtggataatgaactatgtccattttaaaagtaacagcagtcattttagactccgattttgggaagctttcttagattttcgacatactggaccactgactgtccttgtaactaattttcttccttttgaaaccatgatataggcaacaaaatcatatgcccttgacgaataTAACATGAacaatgtccatttttaaataccatcgcggctaattgatactattttttaagccaccgtggacttttggacatataCTTGACCACCcatcgtccttgtaacttatctcaatttattatttgacccatttaaccatggtataggcacaaaagtcatattcccggatattgaacaaactatgttgggtTTTATTTGagtagcaacagcattttttactccatttttggaagccatcttggatggactgtccttgtaacttgtcacaatgtattatttgaccattgaaatcatggtcaccaaaatcatatctctcaggtagatgtgatatgagctatgcccattttaaggataaacagccattttaaactaaatttttggaagccatcttgtatttttggacacaccggaccactgactgtccttgtaacttgtcacaatgcattatttgaccattgaaaccatggtctagacaccaaaatcatatctctcaggtaGATGTGATAAGAGCTATGCCCATTTTACATATGGAAAAGTTTGGGGTGGAAATTCGCATTTGCTCAAAATGACCGGGTTCCGCGGGTCACCGACGTACGCCGCCCgcttcatgaattattcatgagctCTCCGGTCCCAATGCGCACGCCAGCTTACGAAACTACGATACGGACGCGTCCATTATGGAAAATGGGTAAATTATCGTAAAATCTACATGCATACAGAACACTGTAGGCTTGATGTTTATGgcattttctttcgtttttttttttatagtgggcagatctacatgtaaatacaaaagTTGTTTATGTTGTTTCTGCATATTGTTATGTGAACGTCCTGTCAAGCTGGAATCCCCCCGTAGACACAAATGGTGCTATCCAACCTCTCTTTGTACAGTTA carries:
- the LOC135154894 gene encoding 5-hydroxytryptamine receptor 1F-like, which gives rise to MYGDGNTTDVVQEQQETVATGTDDEKRGLHALLLPLLLVALIITTNGLSLAAFAVEKRLRGYNNYFIINLTISDFLFGFVIIVTSLHTYFRRFPFPGNNSCRIFYGVVSSVQFVSNLIIITICIDRHRATYDPIGHFTTRSKRKGIYANISVWVASILFWFGFSTIPDFVMDFNNTSSCFVWHSVNAIGQIVPVFIRFIIPFTIMLIIYVRIFVKIQKIAGRKHIGEEFNGDTSWSRQSKSDGGDDADDSKEGPITTIESGGQKAVKRESTSEVRSATKTLLFIVIAFFITWSPVSVISFIYSIEPTLIYPRLPDWALLVPGWLVYVNSLLNPLCYVVSQPLFRKTVFGLIRHPIQYCRGK